In Thermocrinis minervae, a single genomic region encodes these proteins:
- a CDS encoding cytochrome c biogenesis CcdA family protein, with amino-acid sequence MSDISLIGAFLGGLLSFLSPCVLPIVPGYLSYLSGVGASQKETKGFNFPVFLSALLFVMGFSIAFTLMGAGATLLGQSFRDYQDLVVKVGGGVVVFFGLHFAGVFLRKNFLMELFGVAALFLSLYFLKVISQETLFTLLGIVGVVFFLYSFSLHEVLYRQMRVEVKGSTSFVGAFLMGLLFAFGWSPCIGPVLGTILLYASQQETALKGASLLFFYSLGLGIPFVVGGAFLSIFLEFIKKFSRFFHAVEVIGGLLLVLLGYLLASGKLAEISTLLGA; translated from the coding sequence ATGAGTGATATTTCCCTTATAGGTGCCTTCTTGGGTGGTCTTCTGTCCTTCCTTTCTCCGTGTGTGCTTCCCATAGTACCGGGCTACCTTTCTTACCTTTCAGGGGTAGGAGCCTCTCAAAAGGAGACAAAGGGCTTTAACTTTCCTGTATTCCTGTCGGCGCTCCTGTTCGTGATGGGCTTTTCTATAGCCTTTACCCTCATGGGTGCAGGTGCTACCCTTCTGGGACAGTCCTTCAGGGACTACCAAGACTTAGTGGTAAAGGTGGGCGGTGGTGTTGTGGTTTTCTTTGGTCTTCACTTTGCCGGAGTCTTTCTGCGGAAGAACTTTCTGATGGAGCTTTTTGGAGTAGCTGCTCTCTTCTTGTCCTTGTACTTCTTGAAGGTGATAAGCCAAGAGACTCTTTTTACCCTGTTGGGTATAGTGGGCGTGGTCTTTTTTCTTTACAGCTTTTCCCTTCATGAGGTTCTCTACAGGCAGATGAGGGTTGAAGTGAAGGGCAGCACTTCCTTTGTGGGGGCTTTTCTGATGGGCCTTCTGTTTGCCTTCGGTTGGAGCCCGTGTATAGGCCCCGTGCTTGGCACCATACTCTTGTACGCAAGCCAGCAGGAAACGGCTTTGAAAGGTGCAAGCCTCCTCTTCTTTTATTCCCTGGGCCTAGGTATACCTTTTGTGGTAGGAGGAGCTTTCTTGTCCATCTTCCTGGAGTTCATAAAGAAGTTCAGCAGGTTCTTCCATGCCGTTGAGGTGATAGGCGGTCTGCTCCTGGTCCTTTTGGGCTACCTGCTTGCAAGCGGTAAACTCGCCGAAATCTCTACTCTCCTGGGTGCATGA
- a CDS encoding aspartate aminotransferase family protein, whose protein sequence is MNTYKRLPVKFVRGEGVYLYDEQGRRYLDFLSGIAVNSLGYSDPDLVHAICQQAKELLHVSNLFENPWQEELAGLLIDRFWDKGGKVFFANSGTEANEGAIKLARKYFDGKRYRIITFYKGFHGRTYGSMSATAQEKIHKGFEPLLEGFDYAELNNFDSVLKALKKDTAGIMLEVIQGEGGVNPATEEFLGKVGELCKKEGLLLIVDEVQTGVGRTGRFYAYEHYPIKPDIVTLAKGLGGGVPIGALIASGEVAKAFVPGSHGSTFGGNPLACKAASVVVRKVIDLLPQIQRVGSYLEMRLRELEVKELRGKGLMWGLELGRDCTHIVEKALKMGLVVNCTAGSVIRLLPPLIIREEHVDEAMEVLGRIIHE, encoded by the coding sequence ATGAACACCTATAAAAGGCTGCCTGTTAAGTTTGTAAGGGGTGAGGGAGTATACCTCTACGATGAGCAGGGTAGGAGGTACTTGGATTTCCTCTCTGGCATAGCTGTAAACTCTCTAGGGTATTCGGATCCGGACCTTGTGCATGCTATATGCCAGCAGGCAAAGGAACTCCTTCACGTGTCTAACCTCTTTGAAAATCCCTGGCAAGAAGAGCTGGCAGGGCTCCTGATAGACAGGTTCTGGGATAAGGGAGGTAAGGTCTTCTTTGCCAACAGCGGTACAGAAGCTAACGAAGGAGCCATAAAGCTCGCAAGGAAGTACTTCGACGGAAAGAGGTACAGGATCATTACCTTCTACAAAGGTTTTCATGGAAGGACTTACGGAAGTATGTCTGCCACAGCGCAAGAGAAGATACATAAGGGTTTTGAGCCTCTCTTAGAGGGTTTTGACTATGCAGAACTCAACAACTTTGACTCAGTGCTCAAAGCTCTAAAGAAGGATACGGCTGGCATCATGCTTGAGGTTATCCAGGGTGAAGGCGGTGTAAACCCAGCCACGGAGGAGTTTTTGGGTAAGGTTGGAGAACTCTGCAAAAAGGAAGGTCTTCTACTTATAGTGGATGAAGTACAGACGGGTGTAGGAAGGACTGGAAGGTTTTACGCCTACGAACATTATCCCATAAAGCCAGACATAGTAACTCTTGCAAAGGGCTTGGGTGGTGGAGTGCCCATAGGTGCCCTTATAGCCTCGGGTGAAGTGGCCAAGGCCTTCGTACCTGGTTCCCATGGCTCTACCTTCGGCGGCAATCCGTTGGCATGCAAGGCTGCTTCGGTGGTGGTCAGGAAGGTGATAGACCTACTGCCTCAGATACAAAGGGTAGGTAGCTACCTGGAGATGAGGTTAAGGGAGCTGGAGGTCAAAGAGCTTAGGGGGAAGGGTCTCATGTGGGGTCTTGAACTGGGAAGAGATTGTACACATATTGTAGAAAAGGCGCTAAAGATGGGTCTGGTTGTTAACTGCACGGCAGGCAGTGTTATAAGGCTCTTACCTCCCTTGATAATAAGGGAGGAACACGTGGACGAAGCAATGGAAGTGCTGGGGAGGATTATACATGAGTGA
- the secD gene encoding protein translocase subunit SecD gives MKNLWLNLGIFFALVFACLIVLALKPINLGLDLKGGSSIVLEPDIQKAIKDLYERQSSYVEKLLSDKGIKVLDVSASKESIKVELLDKDQLKQAVKVLEENLRDYELTVSDGNILLRLKDAKEEDLVNGIVSQTVEVLRRRIDELGVVQPVITKLGRDRILVELPGVLDIQRAKSIIGRTAVLELKLVVDSGPKEELQKRLTKDLELLPSKEGVWFLVEKTPVITGKDIRTAYTSQDEFGAPAVSFELTSEGAKAFAEATEKNIGKRLAIVLDGVVMSAPVIRSKISDKGQITGRFTPEEARDLALVLRSGSLPTEVKFLQESVVGPSLGRDAIEQAKKAGFLGSMLLFALLIARYKTTGVSAVVSIIFNVLLLLSSLVLLGATLTLPGIAGIILNMGIAVDSNVLIYERIREELRLGNSPRKAIELGYRRTLGAVWDTHITLLVAALILFQFGSGPVKGFATTLTLGTIASFISNVYYAKFFLEVLHKLRLFKL, from the coding sequence ATGAAAAACCTGTGGCTTAACTTGGGTATATTCTTTGCCCTAGTGTTTGCTTGCCTGATTGTGCTCGCCCTAAAACCCATAAACCTCGGACTTGATCTGAAGGGTGGAAGTTCAATAGTCTTGGAACCAGACATACAAAAGGCCATAAAGGACCTATATGAAAGACAGTCCAGCTATGTGGAAAAGCTCCTAAGCGATAAGGGTATAAAGGTGCTTGATGTGTCAGCCTCTAAGGAAAGTATAAAGGTGGAGCTTTTGGACAAGGATCAGCTAAAACAGGCGGTTAAGGTACTAGAAGAAAACCTAAGGGATTATGAGCTTACGGTAAGCGATGGTAACATACTCCTAAGGCTGAAGGACGCTAAGGAAGAAGACTTGGTAAACGGCATAGTGTCTCAGACGGTGGAGGTGCTACGCAGGAGGATAGACGAGCTTGGTGTGGTCCAGCCTGTAATAACAAAGCTTGGTAGGGATAGGATACTTGTAGAACTACCAGGAGTTCTTGACATACAAAGGGCAAAGTCCATAATAGGTAGGACGGCGGTCCTTGAACTCAAGCTAGTGGTAGATTCTGGTCCCAAGGAGGAGTTACAGAAGAGACTTACTAAGGATCTTGAGCTTTTACCCTCCAAAGAAGGTGTTTGGTTCCTTGTGGAGAAGACACCTGTCATAACAGGAAAGGATATAAGGACTGCCTACACGAGCCAAGATGAGTTTGGAGCTCCTGCTGTGAGCTTTGAGCTTACCTCTGAAGGTGCCAAGGCCTTTGCAGAAGCTACAGAGAAGAACATAGGAAAAAGGCTTGCCATAGTTTTGGATGGTGTGGTCATGTCTGCTCCTGTTATAAGGAGCAAGATCTCAGACAAAGGTCAGATAACGGGGAGGTTCACGCCCGAGGAAGCTAGGGATCTGGCTTTGGTGCTAAGGTCTGGAAGCCTTCCTACAGAGGTTAAATTCCTCCAAGAGAGTGTCGTAGGACCTTCTTTGGGTAGGGATGCTATAGAGCAAGCCAAGAAGGCAGGCTTTTTAGGTTCTATGCTTCTCTTTGCTTTGCTTATAGCTAGGTACAAAACTACGGGAGTGAGTGCTGTAGTGAGCATAATTTTCAACGTGCTTCTTCTCCTTAGTTCTCTTGTCCTGCTGGGTGCAACTCTAACCCTTCCTGGCATAGCAGGCATAATCCTAAACATGGGCATAGCCGTAGACTCTAACGTACTCATATACGAGAGGATAAGGGAAGAGCTAAGGCTAGGAAACAGCCCACGGAAGGCTATAGAACTAGGCTACAGGCGGACACTTGGAGCTGTATGGGATACGCACATAACACTGTTGGTGGCAGCTCTAATACTCTTCCAGTTTGGAAGTGGTCCTGTAAAAGGTTTTGCCACGACCCTCACCCTTGGAACTATAGCCTCCTTCATATCCAACGTTTACTATGCCAAGTTCTTCCTGGAAGTGCTGCATAAGCTAAGGCTCTTTAAGCTATGA
- a CDS encoding class I SAM-dependent methyltransferase, producing MRVFDEYSQKYDEWYEKPFGRSAFELELTCLKGLFEGGLSLEVGVGSGRFAQALGIRYGVDTSMELLKIARRRGTFGILAKAEELPFKEGTFKTVLMVVSICFFEDPIQAFKEARRVLKREGSLLLGLVLSESPWAEFYRRKSQEGHPIYQHARFYSYNELRYMLEKAGFRIDTVRTTLFDEPQDVKPVKDRRIEDGYYPDGGFFCVRAI from the coding sequence ATGCGTGTTTTTGATGAGTACTCTCAGAAGTACGACGAGTGGTACGAAAAGCCCTTCGGAAGGTCAGCCTTTGAGCTTGAGCTTACCTGCCTAAAAGGACTCTTTGAAGGTGGTTTGTCCCTAGAGGTTGGAGTAGGAAGCGGAAGGTTCGCCCAAGCCCTTGGAATAAGGTACGGAGTGGACACATCCATGGAGCTTCTCAAGATTGCCAGGAGGAGGGGAACGTTTGGCATCTTGGCAAAGGCCGAAGAACTTCCCTTTAAAGAAGGAACCTTTAAGACCGTCCTTATGGTGGTGTCCATCTGCTTTTTTGAAGATCCTATTCAAGCCTTTAAGGAAGCCAGAAGGGTCTTAAAAAGAGAAGGTTCCCTACTTCTAGGCCTTGTCCTCTCAGAAAGTCCTTGGGCAGAGTTTTACAGGAGAAAGTCTCAAGAAGGCCACCCTATATACCAACATGCAAGGTTTTACTCCTACAATGAGCTAAGGTACATGCTGGAAAAAGCCGGTTTTAGGATAGACACGGTAAGGACCACACTCTTTGACGAGCCACAGGATGTTAAACCTGTCAAAGACAGGAGGATAGAGGATGGATATTACCCCGATGGTGGGTTCTTCTGCGTGAGGGCTATCTAA
- a CDS encoding ferredoxin reductase: protein MEEKKPVVEFRAKIKQIITETPTTKTLVFDLQGIDFDFYPGQYVMLQVPYPPTGEILRRAYSIANSPLKKGVLELTVKRTPNGKASVILTEHTKVGDEFTIKGPYGKFYWVPQMGTSLVLIGAGSGIVPLMSILRHIALAGLHHVKATLLYSNTHFEEIIYRQELEDLDKLPNIKVVHTLTRSWPEDWKGYTGRINTQMILNEVEDIPANLYYLCGPPQFVDDMERILLELSVDKSQIKKEKYD from the coding sequence ATGGAAGAAAAAAAGCCTGTAGTAGAGTTTAGGGCAAAAATCAAACAGATAATAACCGAGACACCTACCACAAAGACGTTGGTTTTTGACCTTCAGGGGATAGACTTTGACTTTTATCCTGGACAGTATGTCATGCTCCAGGTTCCGTATCCACCCACTGGAGAGATTTTGCGCAGGGCTTATTCAATAGCTAACTCACCCTTAAAGAAGGGTGTTCTGGAGCTCACTGTAAAGAGGACACCTAACGGTAAAGCGTCTGTGATACTTACAGAACACACCAAGGTGGGGGATGAGTTTACCATAAAGGGGCCTTATGGAAAGTTCTACTGGGTTCCTCAGATGGGTACAAGCCTTGTGCTCATCGGTGCAGGAAGTGGTATAGTGCCTCTTATGAGCATACTAAGACATATAGCTCTTGCGGGTCTTCATCATGTGAAGGCTACCCTTTTGTATTCAAACACTCACTTCGAAGAGATCATTTATAGACAGGAGTTAGAAGATCTAGACAAACTTCCTAACATAAAGGTGGTGCATACGTTGACAAGGTCCTGGCCGGAAGACTGGAAGGGTTACACGGGAAGGATAAACACTCAGATGATACTGAATGAAGTAGAGGACATTCCTGCAAACCTATACTACCTGTGTGGACCTCCTCAATTCGTGGACGACATGGAAAGAATACTGTTGGAGCTTTCCGTGGACAAAAGCCAGATAAAGAAGGAAAAATACGATTAG
- a CDS encoding glycosyltransferase family 9 protein: MRSVLIYRRGGLGDTLLVFPLLEIFNKKGYRVVAVGNTDYYRLAEEVGWADLVLSELPPWDGERVIISYEGNVKPFPEKRIWIVQHYLESLGLKEDFSQELPIQASKGGPLEGVAVLHPSSGSWKKNPKLELFLSVEEVLKRKGYKVVYFVGEADQWLKGYVSNFWESLNLVEIAKALKAAKLFVGLDSGISHLSAYLGVPTFIFYGPTDPIVWRPIGKRVFQISLNLECSPCFPNVCEARECLDVNMLLDRFLYYFNSYTF, translated from the coding sequence ATGAGATCTGTACTCATCTACAGGCGCGGGGGTCTTGGAGATACACTCCTTGTATTCCCTCTGCTTGAGATCTTCAATAAGAAGGGTTATAGAGTGGTGGCAGTTGGAAACACGGACTATTACAGGCTTGCTGAAGAAGTAGGTTGGGCTGATTTAGTTCTGTCTGAGCTCCCACCGTGGGACGGAGAAAGGGTAATAATTTCCTACGAGGGTAACGTAAAGCCTTTTCCCGAAAAGAGGATTTGGATAGTTCAGCACTACCTGGAAAGCTTAGGACTAAAGGAGGATTTCTCTCAAGAGTTACCCATACAGGCTTCAAAGGGTGGTCCGTTAGAAGGTGTGGCGGTTCTTCATCCTTCAAGTGGTTCATGGAAGAAAAACCCAAAGCTTGAACTCTTTTTGAGTGTAGAGGAAGTTCTCAAGAGAAAAGGCTACAAGGTTGTCTACTTTGTAGGAGAAGCGGACCAGTGGCTAAAGGGCTACGTTAGCAACTTCTGGGAGAGTCTAAACTTGGTGGAGATAGCTAAAGCTCTAAAAGCTGCCAAGCTTTTTGTAGGGTTAGACAGCGGTATTTCTCACCTTTCGGCCTACTTGGGTGTACCAACCTTTATCTTCTATGGGCCTACAGATCCTATAGTATGGAGGCCAATAGGTAAAAGGGTCTTTCAGATAAGTCTAAACCTTGAGTGTTCTCCATGCTTTCCTAACGTATGTGAAGCAAGGGAATGCTTGGACGTAAACATGTTGCTTGATAGGTTCCTTTATTACTTTAACAGTTATACTTTTTAA
- a CDS encoding DNA gyrase/topoisomerase IV subunit A, whose product MEIIEVPIEEEVKQAYIDYAMSVIVGRAIPDVRDGLKPVQRRILYSMWQMGLLPNKNFVKSARIVGTVLGYYHPHGDQAVYEALVRMAQDFNMRYPLIIGQGNFGSIDGDPPAAMRYTEAKLSQAALYMLEELEEDTVDFVLNFDGTTTEPEVLPSKFPNLLCNGTIGIAVGLATSIPPHNLREVAQALIELAKDPQITTQKIMEYIKAPDFPTGGIVENRDELLEYYEKGKGYVRVRAKMHVEKVHGGRERIVITEIPYQVNKAELIKRIAELVREGKIKEISDIRDESDKEGISIVIELKKDADSQKVIEKLLKNTALRKNFPLNFVVLVDGEPKQVGIKELLQEFLRHRLDVILRRSKYHLKHTRERLHVVEGLLVALQNIDNVIQDIRSSKDTQEAREKLTKKYNLTATQANAVLDMRLQRLTSLERDKLEKEREELKSKEEYYQKLVTSEEERIKVFIEEMEALIKEFPSPRKTFVEGLEGKHKSESLVVVIYADGQILPLENIQEEKEVVNILSVPVDDVLFLVSNMGRVYWVAGTQALQGSRVSLKDPDEVIVGGFLRSSAQDRLIIATANGYIKKIPLADFEFKAQGVSIIKLSDEKDRVVKILQSPEEGHLLIYTHRGKVLRINISDIPPAGVGSRGVIGIKLEDKDAVKGIRALKDEEYLLIVTAKGGVKKISQREIPLRTRGTKGVSVISRLDSLVDIIPVRDAVELMVITQSGKVFYDRIFQKDMLLSKVDDPAKKRWQMEQGDSIVRVVVK is encoded by the coding sequence ATGGAAATCATAGAAGTTCCAATAGAAGAAGAAGTAAAACAGGCATACATAGATTACGCTATGTCCGTAATAGTGGGCAGGGCCATCCCAGATGTGAGGGATGGTCTTAAGCCCGTTCAGAGAAGAATACTCTACTCCATGTGGCAAATGGGACTCTTACCCAATAAAAACTTTGTCAAGAGTGCTAGGATAGTAGGTACTGTTCTTGGTTACTACCACCCTCACGGAGACCAAGCAGTTTATGAAGCCCTTGTGAGAATGGCACAAGACTTTAACATGCGCTATCCGTTGATAATAGGACAAGGAAACTTTGGTTCCATAGATGGTGATCCACCGGCAGCCATGAGGTACACAGAAGCAAAGCTTTCACAGGCTGCCCTCTACATGTTAGAGGAATTAGAAGAGGATACAGTAGACTTTGTTCTTAACTTTGACGGAACCACCACCGAGCCAGAGGTATTACCTTCTAAGTTTCCGAACCTTCTCTGCAATGGAACCATAGGTATAGCTGTAGGGTTGGCTACATCCATACCACCCCACAATTTAAGAGAGGTAGCCCAAGCACTCATAGAACTGGCAAAAGACCCACAGATAACTACTCAAAAGATAATGGAGTACATAAAGGCTCCCGACTTTCCCACAGGTGGTATAGTGGAAAACAGAGATGAGCTTTTAGAGTATTACGAGAAGGGTAAGGGATACGTCCGTGTAAGGGCAAAGATGCACGTGGAGAAGGTTCATGGAGGAAGGGAAAGGATAGTGATAACTGAAATACCATACCAAGTGAACAAGGCAGAACTCATAAAAAGAATAGCCGAGTTGGTTAGAGAAGGCAAGATAAAGGAAATATCGGACATAAGGGATGAGTCCGATAAGGAAGGTATCAGCATAGTGATAGAGTTAAAAAAGGATGCAGATTCTCAAAAGGTTATAGAAAAACTTCTAAAGAACACAGCCCTAAGGAAGAACTTTCCGCTGAACTTTGTAGTGCTTGTTGACGGAGAACCGAAGCAAGTAGGCATAAAGGAACTCCTTCAGGAGTTTTTGCGCCACAGACTTGATGTCATCCTTCGCAGGTCCAAGTATCACCTCAAACATACGAGAGAAAGGCTTCACGTGGTGGAAGGCTTGCTTGTAGCCCTCCAGAACATAGACAACGTAATACAGGACATAAGGTCTTCCAAAGACACACAGGAAGCAAGAGAAAAACTCACAAAGAAGTACAACCTAACGGCTACGCAGGCAAACGCAGTACTAGACATGAGGCTGCAAAGGCTTACCTCTTTAGAAAGGGATAAGCTAGAAAAAGAAAGAGAAGAGCTAAAGAGCAAAGAAGAGTATTACCAAAAACTGGTAACATCTGAAGAAGAAAGGATAAAAGTCTTCATAGAGGAGATGGAAGCCCTCATAAAGGAGTTTCCTTCACCTAGAAAAACATTTGTGGAAGGTTTGGAGGGTAAGCATAAGAGTGAAAGCCTTGTGGTGGTCATCTACGCAGACGGTCAGATTCTACCTTTAGAGAACATACAAGAAGAAAAAGAAGTGGTAAACATCCTCTCTGTTCCCGTAGATGATGTTCTTTTCTTAGTTTCCAACATGGGTAGGGTATACTGGGTGGCTGGAACTCAAGCATTACAAGGCAGTAGAGTAAGCTTAAAGGATCCTGATGAGGTCATAGTGGGTGGATTCTTAAGGTCTTCGGCTCAAGACAGGCTCATAATAGCTACTGCCAATGGTTACATAAAGAAGATACCCTTGGCAGACTTTGAGTTTAAAGCTCAGGGAGTTTCTATAATAAAGCTCTCTGACGAGAAAGACAGAGTAGTGAAGATACTCCAATCACCAGAAGAAGGACACCTGCTCATATACACACATAGGGGCAAAGTCCTCAGGATAAACATATCGGACATACCACCAGCCGGAGTGGGTTCTAGAGGTGTCATAGGCATAAAGCTGGAAGACAAAGATGCTGTCAAGGGCATAAGAGCATTAAAAGATGAAGAGTACCTGCTTATAGTAACTGCAAAGGGAGGAGTTAAGAAGATAAGCCAAAGGGAAATACCCTTACGGACAAGGGGAACGAAAGGAGTATCTGTTATCTCAAGGCTTGACTCCCTCGTAGATATCATACCCGTAAGGGACGCTGTAGAGCTTATGGTGATAACCCAATCTGGAAAGGTCTTCTACGATAGAATATTCCAAAAAGACATGCTTTTGAGCAAGGTAGATGATCCAGCCAAGAAAAGGTGGCAGATGGAGCAAGGAGATAGCATAGTAAGAGTCGTGGTCAAATGA
- the serS gene encoding serine--tRNA ligase — MIDIELIRKRPEFVKERLSLRDKEYTKLVDEVLEKDKERRSLIQKIENLRAERNTKSKQIGQLKKEGKDTTQLEAEVKAIKETLDSLEAELSQVEEHLKDILLRIPNLPHESVPFGEDESQNVEVRRWGEPREFDFEPKPHWEIGVNLGLLDFERGAKLSGSRFTVFTGLGAKLERALINFMLDLHTSKGYKEVIPPHLVKPEILIGTGQLPKFEEDLYKCERDNLYLIPTAEVPLTNLYAGEILKEEDLPIYLTAYTPCYRREAGAYGKDIRGIIRQHQFDKVELVKIVKPEDSYEELEKLVSDAEEVLKLLGLPYRVVLLCTGDLGFSSAKTYDIEVWFPSQGKYREISSCSNCEDFQARRMNTRYMDKNKKLRYVHTLNGSGLAVGRTLAAILENYQQEDGSVVVPEVLRDYLKTDVIKP, encoded by the coding sequence ATGATAGACATAGAGCTAATAAGAAAAAGGCCAGAATTTGTCAAAGAAAGGCTTTCGCTCAGGGACAAGGAGTATACAAAGCTAGTAGACGAAGTCTTAGAGAAAGACAAAGAACGCAGGTCCCTGATACAAAAGATAGAAAACCTAAGAGCAGAGAGGAATACTAAAAGCAAACAGATAGGGCAACTAAAGAAGGAAGGCAAGGACACTACCCAGCTAGAAGCAGAGGTAAAAGCCATAAAGGAGACTCTAGACAGCCTTGAAGCAGAGCTTAGCCAGGTTGAAGAACATTTAAAAGACATCCTTCTGAGAATTCCCAACCTTCCCCATGAAAGCGTGCCCTTTGGAGAGGACGAAAGCCAAAACGTGGAGGTAAGAAGGTGGGGAGAACCCAGAGAGTTTGACTTTGAACCAAAGCCTCACTGGGAAATAGGTGTCAACCTTGGGCTATTGGACTTTGAAAGGGGAGCCAAACTCTCAGGTAGTAGGTTTACAGTCTTTACAGGCCTTGGGGCAAAACTAGAGAGAGCTTTGATAAACTTCATGCTTGACCTTCATACTTCTAAAGGCTACAAAGAGGTCATTCCACCACATTTAGTAAAACCGGAGATACTAATAGGAACAGGCCAGCTTCCCAAGTTTGAAGAAGACCTGTACAAGTGTGAAAGAGACAACCTTTACCTTATACCAACTGCAGAAGTACCCCTTACTAACCTTTACGCTGGTGAGATCCTAAAAGAAGAAGACCTTCCCATATACCTTACTGCGTACACACCTTGCTACCGGAGAGAGGCTGGAGCTTACGGCAAGGACATAAGGGGCATCATACGCCAACACCAGTTTGACAAAGTAGAACTAGTCAAGATAGTAAAGCCAGAAGACTCTTACGAAGAGCTAGAAAAGCTTGTGTCCGATGCGGAAGAAGTACTAAAGCTCCTAGGCTTACCCTACAGAGTTGTACTTCTCTGTACAGGGGACCTAGGCTTTTCCTCTGCAAAGACCTACGACATAGAAGTCTGGTTCCCATCCCAAGGCAAATACAGGGAGATATCCTCTTGCTCCAACTGCGAAGACTTCCAAGCCCGTAGGATGAACACCAGGTACATGGACAAAAACAAAAAGCTAAGGTACGTACACACGCTAAACGGCTCTGGACTAGCTGTGGGTAGAACTCTAGCCGCCATACTGGAAAACTATCAGCAAGAAGATGGCTCCGTAGTAGTTCCAGAGGTTCTAAGGGACTACCTTAAGACAGATGTCATAAAGCCCTAA
- a CDS encoding biotin--[acetyl-CoA-carboxylase] ligase produces MGFDYLVWLEEVDSTQDVLKSFEFPFGTVVVAKRQRKGRGRQGREWHSQEGGLYFSFLLNSEEFKEVPPLPLVIGLAVCNYLIELGFYPSIKWVNDVYLKGKKVCGVLVEKQKEKLICGVGFNVNQETLPPEAISLYMVDGVKRDLRKTLSSLLDHIDKSLEEFKSSGFSPFKDRIEERLMFLGQEVILMTEPPTVGILKGLSEDGSLILQTSKGDVKVISGDITLRPYV; encoded by the coding sequence ATGGGTTTTGACTACCTCGTATGGTTGGAAGAGGTAGACTCCACCCAAGATGTACTCAAGAGTTTTGAGTTTCCCTTTGGTACAGTAGTGGTGGCCAAACGTCAAAGAAAAGGTAGGGGAAGGCAGGGTAGAGAATGGCACTCCCAAGAGGGTGGCCTATACTTTTCCTTCCTTCTAAACTCGGAAGAGTTTAAGGAAGTCCCTCCCCTCCCCTTAGTGATAGGCTTGGCCGTATGCAACTACCTTATAGAGTTAGGTTTCTATCCCTCCATAAAGTGGGTGAACGATGTGTACCTAAAAGGTAAGAAGGTATGCGGCGTGCTTGTAGAAAAACAGAAGGAAAAACTTATCTGCGGTGTTGGCTTTAACGTAAATCAGGAAACGCTTCCACCCGAAGCCATATCCCTTTACATGGTAGATGGTGTAAAGAGGGACTTAAGGAAAACACTAAGCAGCCTGCTCGATCACATAGACAAAAGCCTTGAAGAGTTCAAAAGCTCCGGCTTTTCTCCTTTCAAGGATAGGATAGAAGAAAGGCTCATGTTCTTAGGTCAAGAGGTGATCCTTATGACAGAACCACCCACCGTGGGTATACTCAAGGGTCTTTCGGAAGATGGAAGCCTTATCCTTCAAACCTCAAAGGGAGATGTAAAGGTAATCTCGGGAGATATAACCCTGAGGCCCTACGTTTAA